In Coleofasciculus chthonoplastes PCC 7420, the following are encoded in one genomic region:
- a CDS encoding sodium-dependent bicarbonate transport family permease: MEFLSDFFTLFLGKLQSPTLGFLIGGMVVAALNSRLAIPDAIYKFIVFMLLIKVGLSGGIAIRNANLLDMLLPAVFAVITGILIVFIGRYTLAKLPGVKVVDAVATAGLFGAVSGSTLAAGITVLEAEGITYEPWAAALYPFMDIPALVTAIVVASIYVSKQKQKSLSKEEYLSKEESISKQSVTAGGYPSEQEYPTTRQEYLSQQRITASGYPHQEPERVKIWPIVQESLQGSALSALLLGIALGILTQPESVYESFFDPLFRGLLSILMLVMGMEATARLGELRKVGQWYALYAFVGPLLHGFIAFGLGMIAHYATGFSAGGVVLLAVIAASSSDISGPPTLRAGIPSANPSAYIGSSTAVGTPIALAVGIPLFIGLAQALIGG, translated from the coding sequence GTGGAGTTTTTGTCCGATTTCTTTACGCTCTTCCTAGGGAAGTTGCAGTCCCCAACACTTGGCTTTCTGATCGGTGGTATGGTCGTTGCCGCCCTCAATAGCCGACTGGCAATTCCAGATGCGATCTATAAGTTCATCGTCTTCATGCTGCTCATCAAAGTCGGCTTGAGCGGCGGTATTGCGATCCGCAATGCCAATCTGCTGGACATGCTGTTGCCCGCCGTCTTCGCTGTGATAACCGGAATCCTTATTGTGTTCATCGGGCGCTACACGTTGGCAAAGCTGCCAGGCGTCAAAGTCGTGGATGCCGTTGCGACTGCGGGCTTGTTCGGTGCGGTGAGTGGCTCTACCCTCGCCGCCGGCATAACAGTCTTGGAAGCGGAAGGTATAACATACGAACCCTGGGCTGCCGCACTCTATCCCTTCATGGACATCCCAGCGCTCGTGACTGCGATCGTCGTAGCCAGCATTTATGTCAGCAAGCAAAAGCAAAAGTCTCTCAGTAAGGAGGAGTATCTCAGCAAGGAGGAGTCTATAAGCAAGCAGAGCGTTACCGCAGGCGGGTATCCCAGCGAGCAGGAGTATCCCACCACTAGACAGGAGTATCTTAGCCAGCAGCGCATTACCGCAAGCGGGTATCCCCACCAGGAGCCAGAGCGGGTCAAAATATGGCCCATCGTGCAGGAAAGCCTCCAGGGTTCTGCCCTATCGGCACTGCTGCTCGGCATCGCTCTAGGCATACTAACCCAGCCGGAAAGTGTCTATGAGAGCTTCTTCGATCCCCTCTTCCGTGGTCTGCTTTCGATCCTGATGCTGGTAATGGGTATGGAGGCCACGGCAAGGCTGGGCGAGCTGCGTAAGGTGGGTCAGTGGTACGCCCTATATGCCTTTGTGGGGCCGCTGCTGCATGGGTTCATCGCCTTCGGTCTCGGCATGATTGCCCACTACGCAACGGGATTCAGTGCTGGCGGCGTTGTTCTCCTGGCCGTCATTGCCGCCTCCAGTTCAGACATCTCAGGACCGCCCACTTTACGAGCCGGTATCCCGTCAGCCAATCCCTCTGCCTACATCGGCTCGTCCACAGCCGTCGGCACACCGATTGCGCTTGCCGTGGGAATACCGCTCTTTATCGGACTCGCTCAGGCGCTGATAGGCG
- a CDS encoding P-II family nitrogen regulator: MTQKASKLVIVTEKVLLKKVGKIIDEAGATGYTVVDAGGKGSRNVRSSGQPSVSENFSNVKFEILTPNRDMAVKISDEVAAKFFDDYSGISYICDVMEVLHAHTF; this comes from the coding sequence ATGACCCAGAAAGCCAGCAAGCTCGTCATCGTCACGGAAAAGGTGCTACTGAAAAAGGTCGGCAAGATCATCGACGAAGCCGGGGCTACCGGTTATACAGTGGTGGACGCTGGCGGTAAAGGCAGTCGCAACGTGCGCTCGTCGGGACAACCCAGCGTTAGCGAGAACTTCTCGAATGTAAAGTTCGAGATACTCACCCCCAATCGGGATATGGCCGTGAAGATTTCGGATGAGGTCGCAGCGAAGTTTTTCGATGACTATTCGGGCATCAGCTATATCTGTGATGTGATGGAGGTACTGCACGCGCACACGTTCTGA
- a CDS encoding COP23 domain-containing protein, with protein sequence MKASSRFPVPSTKMTRHLISEGVSLGLRTTGWSASLAIILASTNVLAVNPVNQNLAVQNQLQRDATVAQNNTDDPRFTCQFFDGEYTVMYHPESQPDQAYAWATPSLMGGGWTPERRCNEISRRLEFYRPDGLLEMRTATENNYDIICVTTQKNPDCQIVLTIPPGQDPQLTRDRVFENLTVADSGQSTDAVTTFIEDDKGSDVLNQLLNEGLSVLGISQPSRPSSEVINLRPFLDPADGGTGTQLRQGTPVHSTPRLNPDNFR encoded by the coding sequence ATGAAAGCCTCTTCCCGATTCCCTGTTCCCTCGACTAAGATGACCCGCCATTTAATATCAGAGGGGGTGTCTTTGGGGTTAAGAACCACAGGCTGGTCAGCAAGTTTAGCCATTATCCTCGCTAGTACGAATGTTTTAGCAGTCAACCCTGTCAACCAAAACCTCGCCGTTCAAAATCAGCTTCAGCGTGATGCTACCGTTGCTCAGAATAACACTGATGACCCTCGATTCACCTGCCAATTCTTCGATGGGGAATACACGGTGATGTATCACCCCGAAAGTCAACCTGATCAAGCTTATGCTTGGGCGACTCCTAGTTTGATGGGTGGAGGTTGGACTCCAGAACGCCGCTGTAATGAAATTAGCCGCCGTTTGGAGTTTTATCGACCGGATGGGTTATTGGAAATGCGGACAGCGACGGAAAATAACTACGACATTATTTGTGTCACGACTCAGAAGAACCCAGACTGTCAAATCGTCCTGACTATACCACCGGGTCAAGATCCTCAACTCACTCGCGATCGCGTGTTTGAAAATTTGACGGTTGCTGATAGTGGTCAATCGACGGATGCGGTTACCACTTTTATTGAAGATGATAAGGGTTCAGATGTGCTGAATCAGTTGTTAAATGAGGGATTGTCAGTCTTGGGAATTAGTCAACCGTCTAGACCCAGTTCGGAAGTGATTAACTTGCGACCTTTTCTTGATCCGGCTGATGGTGGAACAGGAACTCAATTGCGCCAGGGGACACCTGTACACTCAACTCCCCGTCTAAACCCTGATAATTTCCGATGA
- a CDS encoding alpha/beta fold hydrolase: protein MPELKSHPYFLTPRSPNPDYPLFVYLSGMDGTGQLLRMQIPNLAAAFDVRCLVIPPHYLSNWQDLANQVASLIATELSQRRSQSVYLCGESFGGCLALKVALTAPHLLHRIILSNPATSVSQPSWLLWGSQWLGVLPDNVYHLSTLTLLPVLSSLNRMIPSNRRALLEAMRSLPAKTMHWRVSMLRNFKVDPAALEQLTQPVLILASAADRLWCSLAEAKSLVNYLPNATMSVLPKSGHACLLETDVNLFEILNHQNFLDLSVTQPEIEPDSSEIIRV, encoded by the coding sequence ATGCCAGAGCTAAAAAGTCATCCTTATTTTCTGACACCGCGATCGCCCAATCCGGATTATCCCTTGTTCGTCTATTTATCGGGGATGGATGGAACAGGTCAGCTCTTGCGAATGCAGATACCCAACTTAGCCGCAGCGTTTGATGTTCGGTGTTTGGTCATTCCTCCCCACTATTTGAGTAACTGGCAAGACTTAGCCAATCAGGTGGCTAGCTTAATTGCCACAGAACTCAGCCAACGACGCAGCCAAAGCGTTTATCTGTGTGGCGAGTCTTTTGGTGGCTGTTTAGCCCTAAAGGTCGCCCTCACCGCCCCCCATCTGTTGCACCGAATCATTTTAAGTAACCCAGCCACATCCGTGAGTCAACCCTCTTGGTTGCTGTGGGGATCACAATGGTTAGGCGTATTACCCGATAATGTTTATCACCTATCTACTTTGACATTGTTACCCGTCTTATCATCCCTCAATCGGATGATTCCCAGCAATCGCCGCGCCCTCTTAGAGGCGATGCGATCATTACCTGCCAAAACCATGCATTGGCGAGTATCCATGCTGAGAAATTTTAAGGTTGATCCAGCAGCACTTGAACAGTTGACTCAACCCGTCCTCATTCTCGCCAGCGCTGCGGATCGCTTGTGGTGTTCGTTAGCAGAAGCCAAATCCTTAGTCAACTATCTGCCAAACGCTACAATGTCGGTGCTGCCGAAGTCAGGTCATGCCTGTTTACTGGAAACAGATGTCAACCTATTCGAGATTTTAAACCACCAAAACTTCTTAGATCTCAGTGTTACTCAACCCGAAATTGAACCTGATTCATCGGAAATTATCAGGGTTTAG